A part of Halobaculum sp. MBLA0143 genomic DNA contains:
- a CDS encoding DUF5785 family protein, which produces MSDTDWPHDPDGEQGSEGRRKYGHAVLAKKIDESEDFPVRAGDYVDEYGDHPVRLDDETVVSVADVFEGIDDDETFEDFVAFHEAVGRAMRDSGLWTYEGSRAFA; this is translated from the coding sequence ATGAGTGACACCGACTGGCCACACGACCCGGACGGCGAGCAGGGCAGCGAGGGCCGCCGGAAGTACGGCCACGCCGTCCTGGCGAAGAAGATCGACGAGTCGGAGGACTTCCCGGTCCGCGCCGGCGACTACGTCGACGAGTACGGCGACCACCCCGTCCGACTAGACGACGAGACGGTCGTCTCCGTCGCCGACGTGTTCGAGGGAATCGACGACGACGAGACGTTCGAGGACTTCGTCGCGTTCCACGAGGCCGTCGGTCGCGCGATGCGTGACAGCGGGCTGTGGACGTACGAAGGGTCACGGGCGTTCGCCTGA
- a CDS encoding transcription elongation factor Spt5 — translation MPIYSVKTTASQERTVADMVANKDEPTIHAALAPDQLTSYVLVEADDDAAIRRVLEEVPHSRGLVEGPDGEAGRSKMSEVEHFLSPTPDVEGIAEGDIVELIAGPFKGEKAQVQRIDEGKDQVTVELYEATVPIPVTVRGDQIRVLDSDER, via the coding sequence GTGCCGATCTACTCGGTCAAGACCACCGCGAGTCAGGAGCGTACCGTCGCCGACATGGTGGCGAACAAAGACGAGCCGACCATCCACGCCGCGTTGGCGCCCGACCAGCTCACGAGCTACGTGCTCGTGGAGGCGGACGACGACGCCGCCATCCGGCGCGTGCTGGAGGAGGTGCCCCACTCCCGCGGGCTGGTCGAAGGCCCGGACGGCGAGGCCGGCCGCTCGAAGATGTCCGAGGTCGAACACTTCCTCTCGCCGACCCCGGACGTCGAGGGGATCGCCGAGGGGGACATCGTGGAGCTGATCGCCGGGCCGTTCAAGGGTGAGAAGGCGCAGGTCCAGCGTATCGACGAGGGGAAAGACCAGGTGACGGTGGAGCTGTACGAGGCGACCGTCCCGATTCCGGTCACGGTGCGTGGCGACCAGATCCGGGTGCTGGACAGCGACGAACGGTAG
- a CDS encoding protein translocase SEC61 complex subunit gamma has protein sequence MEVKYELSDYVRVLKLASRPEWEEFSQVSKIAGAGVFLVGLVGFLIYVVMFFVTGGI, from the coding sequence ATGGAAGTGAAGTACGAACTGAGCGACTACGTACGCGTCCTCAAGCTGGCGAGCCGGCCGGAGTGGGAGGAGTTCTCCCAGGTGTCGAAGATCGCCGGCGCCGGGGTGTTCCTGGTCGGGCTCGTCGGCTTCCTCATCTACGTGGTCATGTTCTTCGTAACCGGGGGGATCTAG